Proteins encoded by one window of Halomonas chromatireducens:
- a CDS encoding LysR family transcriptional regulator, whose amino-acid sequence MTTPSLLNRLTFRQLQVFQAVYRQHSYSRAAESLGLTQPAVSAQIRQLEQALGQPLFKYSGKTLHVLPAADALYASSQAIFGQVSRLQMALSDMAGTISGELNLAAVSTAQYVVPHLIARFRAHYPNVQVRLQVCNRSQALQRLAERRDDLVIMAMVPEDDDSLEFMPILENELIPIVWPGHPLLAAHDPTLEDLAQHYLLMRESGSGVRTAFEQQAADQDVALPHTMELGTNEAIKQGVMAHLGVAVLPRLAVRLELRAGLLAELELPGFPLRRSWCTVYPRDRFPTPVTELFLRFVRERLGEFEAHFKAPPRPIPDHGVVCLPIPPH is encoded by the coding sequence ATGACCACGCCAAGTCTGCTGAACCGCCTGACCTTCCGCCAACTCCAGGTCTTTCAGGCCGTCTATCGCCAGCACTCCTACTCCCGGGCGGCCGAGTCGCTGGGATTGACCCAACCGGCGGTCAGCGCCCAGATACGGCAGCTGGAACAGGCCCTGGGTCAGCCACTGTTCAAGTATTCCGGAAAGACACTGCATGTACTGCCTGCAGCCGATGCACTGTACGCTTCGTCCCAGGCCATTTTTGGCCAGGTGTCACGACTGCAGATGGCACTCTCGGATATGGCCGGCACGATTTCCGGGGAGCTCAACCTGGCGGCCGTGTCCACCGCACAATATGTTGTGCCGCATCTGATCGCACGTTTTCGCGCCCATTACCCCAATGTTCAGGTTCGCCTCCAGGTATGCAACCGGAGCCAGGCACTCCAGCGTCTGGCCGAGCGCCGCGACGACCTGGTGATCATGGCCATGGTGCCCGAAGACGATGATAGCCTGGAGTTTATGCCGATACTGGAGAACGAACTGATTCCGATAGTATGGCCCGGACATCCACTGCTGGCGGCCCACGATCCCACACTGGAGGATCTGGCCCAGCACTATCTGCTGATGCGCGAATCGGGTTCCGGGGTTCGTACCGCCTTCGAGCAGCAGGCGGCCGACCAGGACGTAGCCCTCCCTCACACCATGGAGCTGGGCACCAACGAGGCCATCAAGCAGGGCGTGATGGCACATTTGGGCGTGGCGGTCTTGCCGCGGCTGGCCGTGAGGCTGGAGCTGAGAGCCGGTCTGCTGGCCGAACTTGAACTGCCCGGCTTTCCCCTGCGCCGCTCCTGGTGCACGGTCTACCCCCGTGACCGCTTCCCCACCCCGGTGACTGAGCTATTTCTGCGCTTCGTCCGCGAGCGTCTCGGCGAGTTCGAGGCTCACTTCAAGGCGCCTCCGAGGCCGATTCCGGACCACGGCGTGGTGTGCCTGCCAATTCCGCCCCACTGA
- the lipB gene encoding lipoyl(octanoyl) transferase LipB — protein MGELELHRLGRCAYEPVWQAMRTLTDTRDERTPDQLWLVEHDPVFTQGQAGKPEHLLMPGDIPVVQTDRGGQVTYHGPGQVVLYPLLDVRRARLGVRDLVSALENAVIAVLAEFDVEARARPDAPGVYVGQAKIASLGLRIRRGASFHGVALNVDGDISPFDRINPCGYAGMAMTRLADLIVDCPGVEAVGERLAQALALELEGELVNPR, from the coding sequence ATGGGTGAACTTGAGCTTCACCGCCTGGGCCGCTGTGCCTACGAGCCGGTCTGGCAAGCCATGCGCACGCTGACTGATACCCGTGACGAACGTACACCCGACCAGCTGTGGCTGGTGGAACACGATCCGGTATTTACCCAGGGCCAGGCTGGCAAGCCCGAGCATCTGCTGATGCCGGGCGATATACCCGTGGTTCAGACCGATCGCGGTGGACAGGTGACCTATCATGGCCCCGGGCAGGTGGTGCTCTACCCGCTGCTGGATGTACGACGTGCCCGGCTAGGCGTGCGAGATCTGGTTTCAGCCCTGGAGAATGCCGTGATCGCCGTGCTGGCGGAGTTCGATGTGGAGGCGCGAGCGCGGCCCGATGCCCCAGGTGTCTACGTGGGTCAGGCCAAGATCGCCTCGCTGGGGCTGCGCATTCGTCGCGGGGCGAGCTTTCATGGGGTGGCACTCAACGTTGATGGTGACATTTCCCCCTTCGACCGCATCAACCCCTGTGGCTACGCGGGCATGGCCATGACGCGTCTTGCCGACCTTATTGTCGATTGTCCCGGCGTTGAGGCAGTGGGAGAGCGCCTGGCACAGGCCCTGGCGCTCGAGCTGGAAGGGGAGCTGGTTAACCCACGTTGA
- a CDS encoding YbeD family protein has protein sequence MSDRKLRDLRRASKTKAEPPGAPPTIAFPCDYPIKVVGDAAEDFAAMVCQVVSRHDSEFDATTLEVVESRNARFQSVRLTMRATGEAQLKALFAELKATGRVHMVV, from the coding sequence ATGAGCGACAGGAAGCTGCGCGACCTGCGTCGGGCGTCAAAGACAAAGGCAGAGCCACCCGGTGCGCCGCCGACGATCGCTTTCCCTTGTGATTACCCGATCAAGGTGGTGGGGGATGCCGCCGAGGACTTTGCTGCCATGGTCTGTCAGGTGGTGTCACGCCATGACAGCGAGTTCGATGCGACGACACTGGAAGTGGTGGAGAGCCGCAACGCACGCTTCCAGTCGGTACGGCTGACCATGCGCGCCACCGGTGAGGCCCAGCTCAAGGCGCTGTTTGCCGAGCTCAAGGCCACCGGGCGTGTCCACATGGTGGTTTGA
- the topA gene encoding type I DNA topoisomerase: protein MGKSLVIVESPAKAKTINKYLGSEFIVKSSVGHIRDLPTSGSGKTASDPKERARQAAATRKMSPEEKAEYKQHRAKDQLIRRMGIDPEHGWKAHYEILPGKEKVVAELQKLAEKADAVYLATDLDREGEAIAWHLKETIGGEDSRYKRVVFNEITKNAIQEAFTEPGSLNIPRVEAQQARRFLDRVVGFMLSPLLWAKIARGLSAGRVQSVAVRLIVEREREIRAFVPEEFWDVHADLVSSDGEPVRFELVRQDGKAFRPTSEAETMERIAALRKASLAITAREDKPTRSKPNAPFITSTLQQAASGRLGFSVKKTMTLAQRLYEAGYITYMRTDSTNLSKDAVENVREYINAEFGSRYLPEAPNRYSSKEGAQEAHEAIRPSEVQRKAGELAGMERDAERLYELIWRQFVACQMTPAEYLSSTLTVETAGYELRAKGRVLKFDGYTRVMKPAGKNEDQALPDLPTGTPMSLAALDPRQHFTKPAARYTEASLVKELEKRGIGRPSTYASIISTIQDRGYVKLENRRFYAEKLGDIVTERLKESFPDLMDFSFTARMEDGLDEVAEGERNWQELLDAFYAEFREELEAAQSEDGMRPNQPVPTDIDCPTCGRKMQIRTASTGVFLGCSGYNLPPKERCKTTIDLLPGEEAVAADADEEAETEALRAKHRCPKCGTAMDSYLIDEQRKLHICGNSPDCDGYEVEQGRFRIKGYDGPTIECDKCGSEMQLKSGRFGKYFGCTNSECKNTRKLLKSGEVAPPKMDPIPMPELACQKVEDHYVLRDGASGLFLAASKFPKNRETRPPLVRELKAHAEALPEKYHYLLDAPVEDPDGRPSQIRFSRKTKEQFVMTEEEGKATGWKAFFDNGRWQVEDKRK, encoded by the coding sequence ATGGGCAAGTCATTGGTCATCGTCGAGTCGCCGGCCAAGGCCAAGACGATCAACAAGTATCTCGGCAGCGAGTTCATCGTGAAGTCGAGCGTGGGCCATATCCGCGACCTGCCGACCAGCGGCTCGGGCAAGACGGCCTCAGATCCCAAGGAGCGCGCACGCCAGGCTGCGGCTACCCGCAAGATGTCGCCCGAGGAGAAGGCCGAGTACAAGCAGCACCGGGCCAAGGATCAACTGATCCGCCGGATGGGTATCGATCCGGAACATGGCTGGAAGGCGCATTACGAGATTCTGCCCGGCAAGGAAAAGGTCGTGGCAGAATTGCAGAAGCTTGCTGAAAAAGCCGATGCCGTCTATCTCGCGACCGACCTTGATCGCGAGGGGGAGGCCATTGCCTGGCACCTGAAAGAGACCATCGGCGGCGAGGACTCACGCTACAAGCGCGTGGTCTTCAATGAGATCACCAAGAACGCCATTCAGGAGGCCTTCACCGAGCCGGGCAGCCTCAACATACCTCGTGTCGAGGCACAGCAGGCACGTCGATTCCTGGACCGCGTGGTGGGCTTCATGCTGTCGCCACTGCTATGGGCAAAGATCGCCCGTGGCCTTTCCGCAGGCCGAGTCCAATCGGTGGCCGTGCGCCTGATCGTCGAGCGCGAGCGTGAAATACGTGCCTTCGTGCCCGAGGAATTCTGGGATGTACACGCCGATCTGGTGTCGAGCGATGGTGAGCCCGTTCGCTTTGAACTGGTTCGCCAGGATGGCAAGGCGTTTCGGCCCACCTCGGAAGCCGAAACCATGGAACGCATTGCGGCGCTGCGTAAGGCGAGCCTCGCCATTACCGCCCGTGAGGACAAGCCTACCCGCTCGAAGCCGAATGCTCCCTTCATCACCTCGACCCTGCAGCAGGCCGCCAGTGGCCGCCTCGGATTCTCGGTGAAGAAGACCATGACACTGGCCCAGCGCCTCTACGAGGCAGGCTACATTACCTATATGCGTACCGATTCCACCAACCTGTCGAAAGATGCGGTTGAGAACGTGCGTGAGTACATCAATGCGGAATTCGGCAGCCGGTACTTGCCTGAAGCACCCAATCGCTACTCCAGCAAAGAGGGGGCCCAGGAGGCGCACGAGGCCATCCGTCCCTCGGAGGTGCAGCGCAAGGCGGGTGAACTGGCCGGCATGGAGCGTGATGCCGAGCGCCTCTATGAATTGATCTGGCGTCAGTTCGTGGCCTGCCAGATGACGCCGGCGGAGTATCTCTCCAGTACCCTGACCGTGGAAACCGCAGGATACGAGTTGCGTGCCAAGGGCCGTGTGCTCAAGTTCGATGGCTATACCCGTGTCATGAAGCCGGCCGGGAAGAACGAAGACCAGGCCCTGCCCGATCTGCCAACCGGGACTCCCATGAGCCTCGCGGCGCTGGACCCAAGGCAGCACTTCACCAAGCCGGCGGCTCGCTATACCGAGGCGAGCCTGGTCAAGGAACTCGAGAAGCGCGGCATCGGCCGGCCCTCCACCTACGCTTCGATCATCTCCACGATCCAGGACCGCGGTTACGTCAAGCTCGAGAACCGTCGTTTCTATGCCGAAAAGCTTGGCGATATCGTCACCGAGCGGCTCAAGGAGTCCTTCCCGGACCTGATGGATTTCTCGTTCACGGCGCGCATGGAAGATGGCCTCGACGAGGTGGCCGAAGGTGAGCGCAACTGGCAGGAGCTGCTCGATGCCTTCTATGCGGAATTCCGTGAAGAGCTGGAAGCGGCCCAGAGCGAGGACGGGATGCGGCCGAATCAGCCGGTCCCCACGGATATTGACTGCCCCACCTGCGGGCGCAAGATGCAGATCCGTACGGCCTCCACTGGCGTCTTCCTGGGCTGCTCCGGCTACAACCTGCCGCCCAAGGAGCGTTGCAAGACCACCATCGACCTGCTGCCCGGCGAGGAGGCGGTAGCCGCCGATGCCGACGAGGAAGCCGAGACCGAGGCGCTGCGTGCCAAGCACCGTTGCCCCAAGTGCGGTACGGCCATGGACAGCTACCTGATCGACGAGCAGCGCAAGCTGCATATCTGCGGTAACAGTCCCGACTGTGACGGCTACGAAGTCGAGCAGGGTCGGTTCCGCATCAAGGGCTATGACGGCCCCACCATTGAGTGCGACAAGTGCGGCAGCGAGATGCAGCTCAAGTCCGGTCGCTTCGGCAAGTACTTTGGCTGTACCAACAGCGAGTGCAAGAACACCCGCAAGTTGCTCAAGAGCGGCGAAGTGGCACCGCCCAAGATGGATCCGATCCCCATGCCTGAGCTGGCGTGTCAGAAGGTGGAGGACCACTATGTCCTGCGTGACGGTGCCAGCGGGCTGTTCCTGGCTGCCAGCAAGTTTCCCAAGAATCGGGAAACGCGTCCGCCGCTGGTGCGTGAACTCAAGGCGCATGCCGAGGCGCTGCCCGAGAAATACCACTACCTGCTCGATGCTCCCGTCGAGGATCCCGATGGTCGACCGAGCCAGATCCGCTTCTCGCGCAAGACCAAGGAGCAGTTCGTGATGACCGAGGAGGAGGGCAAGGCGACCGGTTGGAAGGCCTTCTTCGACAACGGCAGATGGCAGGTGGAGGACAAGCGGAAATGA
- a CDS encoding DUF6586 family protein, with translation MTPRARTNQLLYQAELLLDTPPGSDEHAEARRMAAEEGALALAELALESLLQEVTEHARLPRHDWRELLDPRGEPVAELHRLRELAARPESWLAWLLGRIEALHESGGVARRRGATAAPGLIAVGSAAALGDELRACLKEAKREVAALRETSQEW, from the coding sequence ATGACCCCGCGAGCCCGCACCAATCAGCTGCTCTATCAGGCTGAACTGCTGCTCGATACGCCGCCGGGTAGCGATGAGCATGCCGAAGCGCGCCGCATGGCGGCCGAGGAGGGGGCGTTGGCTCTGGCGGAGCTGGCGCTGGAGTCGCTGCTGCAGGAAGTCACAGAACACGCTCGTCTGCCCCGTCATGACTGGCGTGAGCTTCTCGATCCCCGGGGCGAGCCGGTGGCAGAGCTCCATCGGCTTCGTGAACTCGCGGCCCGTCCGGAGAGCTGGCTGGCCTGGCTACTCGGTAGGATCGAGGCGTTGCATGAAAGCGGCGGAGTGGCACGCCGTCGAGGCGCAACAGCAGCCCCCGGCCTGATCGCAGTGGGCAGCGCGGCGGCGCTGGGCGATGAGCTGCGCGCCTGCCTGAAGGAGGCCAAGCGCGAAGTGGCGGCCCTGCGCGAGACCAGCCAGGAGTGGTGA
- a CDS encoding DUF3141 domain-containing protein: MTSLMPTPPEAAISFFDPFGFGRAAFGYWRDAAERSVLYMDVMRERGNQYLEHIEKSNPNVLGFDAEVVMDGRTLPRPVNYELMRILPPRDVELDLQSRPFVVVDPRAGHGPGIGGFKPDSEIGVALRAGHPCYFIGFLPYPEVGQTVEDVVEAEIAFLRRVIELHPEAEEKPMVVGNCQAGWQIMMAASLEPDLFGPILIAGAPLSYWAGERGKAPMRYTGGMSGGSWMTALASDIGSGQFDGALLVQNFEKLNPANTWWGKQYQLFANVDTEADRYLNFERWWGGHVVLGGEEIQYIVDNLFIGNRLSTSQLVTSDGRRIDLRNVRSPVVVFCSQGDDITPPPQALGWVRDLYEDVDDIIASNQTIVYCVHDTTGHLGIFVSGSVSRKEHTEFTANIDYIDVLPPGLYETKVTSAAERSDAELIERDYLLEFKPRSIEGMNRDVIRHREDDDTRFATVARISEINLGLYRLFVQPWVRGVMTPEASRLIRRTHPIRLGYKLLSDRNPLSVPLPVLADWVRQDRHPVGKDNIFRTFEGIASDQLTRGLDAWRELRDNATEQLFLQIYGQPLLQAMVGLGGDAHSHRRRPGSEPEHRRFIEHRREELRQHVAEGSSHEAVMRSVIHVLGGAPTTDERNFKRLRASRAELEPGLDLADFKQLVRDQFFILKLDRDAALEAIPELLSGEKGDAIRGHLEHIDHVLAASGELSEQASKRYERIRQLFAIALERVEPADQRQAMAELHADVESGARAELVARGEVEKLLGSTSPSKSEPKQTKAEPKQAEPKQAEPKQAEPKQAEPKQAEPKQTKAEPKQAEPKQAEPKQAETKPKPKATRKPRKR, from the coding sequence ATGACCTCACTGATGCCGACACCGCCTGAAGCGGCGATTAGCTTTTTCGATCCCTTCGGTTTCGGCCGTGCCGCGTTCGGTTACTGGCGTGATGCCGCCGAACGCAGCGTGTTGTACATGGATGTGATGCGCGAGCGCGGCAACCAGTACCTTGAGCATATCGAGAAATCCAACCCCAATGTTCTGGGTTTCGATGCCGAGGTTGTAATGGATGGCCGCACGCTGCCGCGACCGGTCAACTATGAGTTGATGAGAATTCTGCCCCCGCGCGATGTTGAGCTGGACCTTCAATCCCGCCCCTTTGTGGTAGTGGATCCGCGTGCGGGACACGGCCCGGGGATTGGTGGTTTCAAGCCTGACAGTGAGATCGGCGTGGCCCTGCGTGCCGGTCACCCCTGCTATTTCATCGGCTTCTTGCCCTATCCCGAAGTGGGGCAGACGGTGGAGGACGTGGTAGAAGCAGAAATCGCGTTCCTGCGACGTGTCATAGAGCTCCACCCTGAGGCTGAAGAGAAGCCAATGGTCGTGGGTAACTGCCAGGCCGGGTGGCAGATCATGATGGCCGCATCGCTCGAACCCGACCTGTTCGGGCCGATTCTGATTGCCGGTGCCCCGCTCTCCTACTGGGCCGGTGAGCGTGGCAAGGCACCGATGCGGTATACCGGCGGCATGTCCGGGGGCAGCTGGATGACTGCGCTGGCCAGCGACATCGGTAGCGGCCAGTTCGACGGCGCCTTGCTGGTGCAGAACTTCGAAAAGCTCAACCCGGCCAACACCTGGTGGGGCAAGCAGTACCAGCTATTTGCTAACGTCGACACCGAAGCCGACCGGTACCTGAACTTCGAACGCTGGTGGGGCGGCCACGTGGTGCTCGGTGGAGAGGAGATCCAGTACATCGTCGATAACCTCTTCATCGGCAACCGTCTCTCCACCTCGCAGCTGGTCACTTCCGACGGTCGGCGCATCGACCTGCGCAACGTGCGTTCGCCGGTAGTGGTGTTCTGCTCCCAGGGCGATGACATCACGCCGCCGCCCCAGGCACTGGGCTGGGTGCGGGATCTCTATGAAGACGTGGACGACATCATCGCCAGCAACCAGACAATTGTCTACTGCGTGCATGACACCACCGGCCACCTGGGCATCTTCGTCTCGGGCAGTGTATCCCGCAAGGAGCATACCGAATTCACCGCCAACATCGATTACATCGATGTGTTGCCTCCGGGGCTCTACGAGACCAAGGTGACGAGTGCGGCTGAGCGGAGCGATGCGGAACTGATCGAACGTGACTACCTCCTCGAGTTCAAGCCTCGCTCCATCGAAGGCATGAACCGGGATGTCATTCGGCACAGGGAAGACGATGACACGCGTTTCGCCACGGTGGCACGGATCTCGGAGATCAATCTGGGACTCTATCGGCTCTTCGTTCAGCCGTGGGTGAGGGGGGTGATGACGCCTGAGGCATCGCGGCTGATTCGTCGCACGCATCCCATTCGCCTGGGCTACAAGCTGCTCTCAGACCGTAATCCGCTTTCCGTCCCGCTACCCGTGCTGGCTGACTGGGTGCGCCAGGATCGTCATCCGGTGGGCAAGGATAATATCTTTCGCACCTTCGAAGGAATCGCCTCTGACCAGCTTACCCGGGGGCTCGATGCCTGGCGTGAGCTACGCGACAACGCCACCGAGCAGCTATTCCTGCAGATCTATGGCCAGCCGCTGCTGCAGGCCATGGTGGGACTGGGCGGAGACGCCCATTCACACCGGCGTCGCCCGGGAAGCGAGCCCGAGCATCGCCGCTTCATCGAGCATCGCCGTGAAGAGCTTCGCCAACACGTTGCCGAGGGTAGCAGTCATGAAGCCGTGATGCGTTCCGTGATCCACGTGCTGGGTGGCGCACCTACCACCGATGAGAGGAACTTCAAGCGCCTGCGTGCCTCACGCGCTGAACTCGAGCCGGGCCTTGACCTCGCTGATTTCAAGCAGCTCGTGCGTGACCAGTTCTTCATCCTCAAGCTGGACCGGGACGCTGCGCTGGAGGCAATTCCCGAGCTTCTGTCCGGAGAGAAGGGCGATGCCATTCGCGGTCATCTTGAGCATATCGATCATGTGCTGGCCGCCAGCGGAGAGCTCAGCGAGCAGGCAAGCAAGCGCTACGAGCGTATTAGACAGCTTTTTGCCATTGCCTTGGAGCGGGTCGAGCCGGCGGATCAGCGCCAGGCAATGGCCGAGCTGCATGCCGATGTGGAGAGTGGCGCCAGGGCTGAGCTAGTTGCCCGTGGCGAGGTCGAGAAGCTGCTTGGCAGCACTTCGCCCTCCAAGTCGGAGCCTAAGCAGACCAAGGCCGAGCCAAAGCAGGCCGAGCCAAAGCAGGCCGAGCCAAAGCAGGCCGAGCCAAAGCAAGCCGAGCCCAAGCAGGCCGAGCCAAAGCAGACCAAGGCCGAGCCCAAGCAAGCCGAGCCCAAGCAAGCCGAGCCCAAGCAGGCCGAGACGAAACCAAAGCCGAAAGCGACTCGTAAACCTCGCAAGCGCTGA
- a CDS encoding D-alanyl-D-alanine carboxypeptidase family protein codes for MLLSLVLMTAQALAQAVPTPQTMIPAPPQIAAKSWFLMDANSGRVLVEHNADERLPPASLTKLMTAYLVERELDRGNISMDDMVRVSENAWRTGGSKMFIEVDTEVSIRDLLYGIIIASGNDASVAVAEHLAGGEAPFADLMNQHATRLGLHNTNFTNSTGLPHPEQYSSARDMALLSQYIINDYPEHYAVYAEKYFTYSDIRQPNRNRLLWRDPTVDGLKTGWTTEAGYGLVASAMRDDMRLISVVMGTSSEESRAQETQKLLSYGFRYYETLNLYEQGAVLNTPRIWGGERNELRVGVDENVFMTVPRARNQELGARLDINQDISAPVNQGDRVGTLEVRLGDDIVGEQALVALESIEEGNIFKQLFDQVRRFFSNLIGGWFG; via the coding sequence ATGCTGCTGAGCCTGGTTCTGATGACCGCACAGGCGCTGGCCCAGGCGGTGCCGACGCCTCAAACCATGATTCCCGCTCCCCCGCAAATTGCGGCCAAGTCATGGTTTCTCATGGATGCCAACAGCGGCCGGGTGCTGGTCGAGCATAACGCCGATGAGCGCCTGCCCCCGGCGAGTCTCACCAAGCTGATGACGGCCTATCTGGTGGAGCGGGAGCTGGATCGCGGTAATATCAGCATGGACGATATGGTACGTGTCAGTGAGAATGCCTGGCGCACCGGTGGTTCGAAGATGTTTATCGAGGTCGATACCGAAGTATCGATTCGCGACCTGCTCTACGGCATTATCATCGCCTCCGGTAACGACGCCAGCGTCGCCGTGGCAGAGCACTTGGCCGGCGGAGAGGCGCCTTTTGCCGACCTTATGAACCAGCACGCCACGCGCCTGGGCCTGCACAATACCAATTTCACCAATTCCACCGGCCTGCCGCATCCGGAGCAGTACTCCTCTGCTCGCGACATGGCGCTGCTTTCGCAATACATCATCAACGACTATCCCGAGCACTACGCGGTCTACGCCGAAAAGTACTTCACCTACAGTGATATTCGTCAGCCCAATCGTAACCGCCTGCTGTGGCGCGATCCCACCGTCGATGGCTTGAAGACTGGCTGGACGACCGAGGCGGGCTATGGCTTGGTGGCTTCGGCAATGCGTGACGACATGCGTCTGATTTCGGTGGTGATGGGCACCAGCTCCGAAGAATCCCGGGCCCAGGAAACGCAGAAATTGCTCAGCTATGGCTTTCGCTACTACGAGACGCTGAACCTCTACGAGCAGGGTGCCGTGCTGAATACTCCGCGTATCTGGGGGGGGGAGAGAAACGAATTGCGCGTTGGTGTCGATGAGAACGTCTTCATGACCGTTCCCCGAGCCCGAAATCAAGAGCTCGGCGCCCGTCTCGACATTAATCAGGACATCAGTGCCCCCGTCAACCAGGGCGATCGTGTCGGAACGCTGGAAGTACGCCTAGGTGATGACATCGTCGGCGAGCAGGCCCTGGTTGCCCTCGAGTCGATCGAAGAGGGCAATATTTTCAAGCAGCTGTTTGACCAGGTCAGGCGCTTCTTCAGTAATCTGATCGGTGGCTGGTTCGGCTAG
- the lipA gene encoding lipoyl synthase produces the protein MSDSTSKRVPSGEKFRNEHGMAVIKDGIKQQRKQAEEQPEPGRKPQWLRAQIPGGERFEAVKKNVSTHRLSTVCAESHCPNMGECWSNGTATIMLMGSVCTRACRFCAVDTGNPKGWLDSEEPANTAKSVELMGLRYVVLTSVDRDDLPDGGATHYADCIRAIKANTPKVVVEALTPDFDGDLPAIERVVDSGLEVFAQNVETVERLTHRVRDPRAGYRKTLDVLAHAKRYKPEVLTKTSLMLGLGETEEEILATLDDLRAIGVDIVTLGQYLRPTRNHLPVERWVTPHEFERYRQLGLEKGFLEVASGPLVRSSYRADQVFEKNNLGLAAPAEVPGQEANPNRIDAVNVG, from the coding sequence ATGAGCGACAGCACCTCAAAACGCGTTCCCAGCGGTGAGAAATTCCGCAACGAACATGGCATGGCCGTGATCAAGGATGGCATCAAGCAGCAGCGCAAACAGGCCGAAGAGCAGCCCGAGCCGGGCAGGAAGCCGCAGTGGCTGCGCGCCCAGATCCCCGGCGGCGAGCGCTTCGAGGCGGTCAAGAAGAATGTCAGCACACACCGCCTGAGTACCGTCTGTGCCGAGTCGCACTGCCCCAACATGGGAGAGTGCTGGAGCAACGGCACGGCTACCATCATGCTGATGGGATCAGTGTGTACGCGTGCCTGCCGCTTCTGCGCCGTGGATACCGGCAACCCCAAGGGCTGGCTGGACAGCGAAGAGCCTGCCAACACCGCCAAGTCTGTCGAGCTGATGGGGTTACGCTACGTAGTGCTGACCTCGGTGGATCGCGACGACCTGCCCGATGGCGGTGCGACACACTACGCCGATTGCATCCGCGCCATCAAGGCGAACACGCCCAAGGTGGTGGTGGAAGCCCTCACCCCCGATTTCGACGGCGACCTGCCGGCCATCGAGCGCGTCGTCGACTCCGGCCTGGAGGTCTTTGCCCAGAACGTCGAGACGGTGGAGCGCCTCACGCACCGGGTCCGCGATCCACGGGCCGGCTACCGCAAGACGCTCGACGTTCTGGCACATGCCAAGCGATACAAGCCGGAGGTCCTGACCAAGACAAGTCTCATGCTGGGCCTGGGCGAGACCGAGGAGGAGATCCTGGCCACCCTGGACGACCTGCGCGCCATCGGCGTGGATATCGTCACCCTCGGCCAGTACCTGCGCCCCACGCGCAACCACCTGCCGGTCGAACGCTGGGTCACTCCCCATGAATTCGAGCGCTATCGCCAGTTGGGCCTGGAAAAGGGCTTTCTGGAAGTGGCCTCGGGGCCGCTGGTTCGATCCAGCTATCGGGCTGATCAGGTTTTCGAGAAGAACAATCTCGGTCTCGCAGCGCCCGCCGAGGTGCCGGGCCAGGAAGCGAACCCCAACCGCATCGACGCCGTCAACGTGGGTTAA